The segment GGAGTCTGATTGAACAGATCGGGGACTTTTCCCTTCTCTATGACGGCTTTCACGATAATATTGAAGTCAGAACCAGGGGAAAACTTCCGGAGGACAGGGAGAAGATGCTCATCCATCTGGACAGGGCGGCAGAACGCCTTTTGTATGAAAAGAGAAACAAGAAAAAGGATTGAAATTCTGGCGAAATCTGTTACAATGTAGGGGACAATTAAATAATGAGAGAATATTACGGATAACGAGAGGAAAAAATGATGAAAAAGAAGAAGATTCTTTTAGGTTTGACGACACTTTTCGTATCTGCTGCACTCTGCGCATGCGGTGGCGGCAAGAATGGAGAAGGATCCTCAGCGGCAAAGCAGAATGAAGCATCTGCTGCAGAAGAAGGTAATACTCTTTCAGAAGGAACACCCAAAGCAGGCGGAAGTGTTGTGGTTGGCATGACACACGACCTGGCTAGTCTTGACCCCCACGCTACAACGGACGCAGGAACTAGAGATGTGGTTTTCAATTTGTACGAAGGGCTTGTGAAGCCCGCCCCGGACGGCAGTCTGATACCGGCAGTGGCCAGTGATTACAAGATCTCAGAGGACGCAAAGACTTATACTTTTACCCTCAGAGAAGGAATCACTTTTCACGACGGAACTCCTGTGACGGCCGAGGATGTCAAATATTCCATTGATCGATGTGCGGAGGCCAATCAGGGCTCCGCTTTTTCTATGCTCTCAGAAGTAGCTGTGAAGGACGAAAAGACCATTGAGGTGAAACTGAATGAGAGCTATTCTGAGTTCCTGGCAGATCTCTCCCAGGCTTATATTATTCCTGCCGCCAATGAGAACCCGGCAGGAAATCCCATTGGAACAGGCCCGTTTCAGTTTGTGTCCTACACGCCTGACCAGTCAGTTGTACTGGAGAAGTATGACGGCTACTGGCAGGAAGGGCTTCCCTATCTGGATGAGGTGACCTTTAAGATTACGGCTGACGTAGATACTGCGTTTATGGAGCTTCAGGCAGGCACTATCGACATTCTGAAACACCTGACCAGCGCTCAGGTGCAGACTTTAAATGACAGCTTTAAGGTGGAAAGCGGAAGCATGAACCTGGTTCAGGCTATGTTTTTAAACAGCGCCTATGAGCCGCTTTCCAAGAAAGAGGTAAGGCAGGCTCTGTGCTATGGGGTGGACCGGGACGCCATCAACCAGTTCCTGTTCGGAGGAAAGAGCCATCTGATCGGTTCCCACATGATTCCCAATATGGCTGTGTACTACGAGCCTCAGGCGGAAAAAGTCTACAGCTATGATCCGGCGAAGGCCAAGGAGCTTTTAACAGAGGCAGGCTATCCGGACGGTTTTGATCTGGAGATTACAGTGCCGAGCTCTTACTCCCAGCATGTGGATACGGCCCAGATCATCGTAGAAGAGTTAAGTCAGATCGGAGTGAATGCCACCATCAATCAGGTCGAGTGGAGTACCTGGCTCAGCGATGTGTACACAGACGGAAAGTTTGAGGCCACAGTGATTGGCTTTGACGGGACTCTTGCCCCGAATGACTGGCTGATGAAGTACACAACGGGCAATAAGAAAAACTTTATGCACTACTCAAATCCAGAATACGATCAGGTATTTAACAAAGCCTACACTACAGTAGACGAGGCAGAAAAGGAAGCCCTCTACAAGGAGGCTCAGATGATTCTGGCAGAGGATGCGGCTGCTGTGTATATCCAGGATCCGGCCAACTTTGTAGCAGTGAACAAAAGACTTGGCGGATATACCTTCTATCCTACAGCAGGTGACGATATGTCTCTGGTATATGAAATCGGAGAGTAAGAGAAGACGGACGGTGGCTGAAACCGTCTGAAAAAATGAACAAGCAGGCCGGGCAGAAGAGCGAGAGTAAGAATTCTCTGCCTGGCTCATAAAAATAAGGCAGTGAATTGCCGGAGGATATCGATGAAATACTTTTTTAAGAAACTGGTTACTCTCATTATCACATTGTTGCTGATATCTCTTCTCACATTCACTGCTTTTTCTGTTATTCCGGGGGATGCGGCTTTGACGCGTCTGGG is part of the Clostridium sp. M62/1 genome and harbors:
- a CDS encoding ABC transporter substrate-binding protein, giving the protein MMKKKKILLGLTTLFVSAALCACGGGKNGEGSSAAKQNEASAAEEGNTLSEGTPKAGGSVVVGMTHDLASLDPHATTDAGTRDVVFNLYEGLVKPAPDGSLIPAVASDYKISEDAKTYTFTLREGITFHDGTPVTAEDVKYSIDRCAEANQGSAFSMLSEVAVKDEKTIEVKLNESYSEFLADLSQAYIIPAANENPAGNPIGTGPFQFVSYTPDQSVVLEKYDGYWQEGLPYLDEVTFKITADVDTAFMELQAGTIDILKHLTSAQVQTLNDSFKVESGSMNLVQAMFLNSAYEPLSKKEVRQALCYGVDRDAINQFLFGGKSHLIGSHMIPNMAVYYEPQAEKVYSYDPAKAKELLTEAGYPDGFDLEITVPSSYSQHVDTAQIIVEELSQIGVNATINQVEWSTWLSDVYTDGKFEATVIGFDGTLAPNDWLMKYTTGNKKNFMHYSNPEYDQVFNKAYTTVDEAEKEALYKEAQMILAEDAAAVYIQDPANFVAVNKRLGGYTFYPTAGDDMSLVYEIGE